Proteins from a single region of Flaviflexus salsibiostraticola:
- the upp gene encoding uracil phosphoribosyltransferase yields MRLQVIDHPLVAHKLTALRRKETPSPVFRQLVEELMTLLAYEATRDIDVEPLEIETPVAKTTGTALSNPLPIVVPILRAGLGMLSGMERIMPTAEVGFLGMKRDEETFEAVTYANRLPDDLSNRQCFVLDPMLATGHTLIASIDYLLERGAKDVTAICLLGAPEGIKALEDHVGDRADVTVVLAAVDERLNEKGYIVPGLGDAGDRLYGVVD; encoded by the coding sequence ATGAGACTGCAGGTCATCGACCACCCCCTTGTCGCCCATAAGCTGACTGCCCTTCGCCGTAAGGAGACACCGTCGCCGGTATTCCGGCAGCTCGTCGAAGAGCTCATGACGCTGCTCGCCTATGAGGCGACGAGGGATATCGATGTCGAGCCGCTCGAGATCGAGACCCCGGTCGCAAAGACGACCGGCACGGCACTATCGAACCCGCTCCCAATCGTCGTCCCCATTCTCCGCGCGGGCCTCGGCATGCTGTCCGGCATGGAGAGGATCATGCCCACGGCTGAGGTCGGTTTCCTCGGGATGAAGAGGGACGAGGAGACGTTCGAGGCGGTCACCTACGCGAACCGTCTGCCCGATGACCTGTCGAACCGGCAGTGCTTCGTCCTCGACCCCATGCTGGCCACCGGCCACACGCTCATCGCCTCCATCGACTATCTCCTTGAGCGGGGCGCGAAGGATGTCACGGCGATCTGCCTCCTCGGCGCACCCGAGGGCATCAAGGCCCTCGAGGATCACGTCGGAGACCGCGCGGACGTCACCGTCGTCCTTGCTGCCGTCGACGAGAGGCTCAACGAGAAGGGCTACATTGTTCCCGGCCTGGGCGATGCCGGAGACCGTCTCTACGGAGTCGTCGACTGA